A window of the Bufo gargarizans isolate SCDJY-AF-19 chromosome 1, ASM1485885v1, whole genome shotgun sequence genome harbors these coding sequences:
- the APC gene encoding adenomatous polyposis coli protein isoform X3, whose amino-acid sequence MAAASYDQLLKQVEALKMENTNLRQELEDNSNHLTKLESEASNMKEVLKQLQGSIEDEAMTTTGQIDLLERLKELNLDGSNFPGVKMKSKMSLRSYGSREGSLSGHSGECSPVPMGSFPRKGLVNGSRESAGYMEELEKERSLLIAELEKEEKEKDWYYAQLQNLTKRIDGLPLTENFSIQTDMTRRQLEFEARQIRAAMEEQLGTCQDMEKRAQLRVTRIQQIEKELFRMRQMLQTQNVESERPPQNKHEAGTRDAEKPLDGQGTSDVATSSSAGNGQGSATRGDHDTASVMSSNSTYSVPRRLNSHLGTKVEMVYSLLSMLGTHDKDDMSRTLLAMSSSQDSCIAMRQSGCLPLLIQLLHGNDKDSVLLGNSRGSKEARARASAALHNIIHSQPDDKRGRREIRVLHLLEQIRAYCETCWEWQEAHEQGMDQDKNPMPVPVEHQICPAVCVLMKLSFDEEHRHAMNELGGLQAIAELLQVDCEMYGLINDHYSVTLRRYAGMALTNLTFGDVANKATLCSMKSCMRALVAQLKSESEDLQQVIASVLRNLSWRADVNSKKTLREVGSVKALTECALDVKKESTLKSVLSALWNLSAHCTENKADICSVDGALAFLVGTLTYRSQTNTLAIIESGGGILRNVSSLIATNEDHRQILRENNCLQTLLQHLKSHSLTIVSNACGTLWNLSARNAKDQEALWDMAAVSMLKNLIHSKHKMIAMGSAAALRNLMANRPAKYKDANIMSPGSAVPSLHVRKQKALEAELDAQHLSETFDNIDNLSPKTSHRNKQRHKQNMYNEYALDSGRHDESICRSDNFNPGNLTVLSPYMNATVLPAPSSRTAGDGNRPEKDRERPGISTYHSVNEGNSSKRIGLQLSTTAPIAKVLDEVSNIHLVEDRTSPSSSEMHSALEERTASRKTSANHSLTNPYNFTKGDHSNRACPVSYIKMSSNDSLNSVGSTDGYGKRGQVKPSVEAYSEDEESKFCSYGQYPAGLAHKIHSANHMDDNDTELDTPINYSLKYSDEQLNSGRQSPTQNDRWARPKHVIDNEIKQNEQRQPRNQKTSYNAFTENKEEKHKKFSHFAQPENVSPYRSRAPNTQGDQVRGKSTVGMNQKSNKPHCQVDDYDDDKTTNFSERYSEEEQQEEDDDRQVNFNVTTYNQEEHHVEQPIDYSRKYQSDVPPSTQKSSFSFSKSSSKQRTKKDHVSSSSNTPTPSPNTNRQNQLHPNSAQTRSGQTRQKQASSKPPSINQETIQTYCVEDTPICFSRCSSLSSLSSAEDEIEGRVKSVQGKGDNNTLQITELKDGRDAATKHSASNETRSASHHIRTKPSRLQTSNLSPSDASRHKSVEFSSGAKSPSKSGAQTPKSPPEHYVQETPLMFSRCTSVSSLDSFESHSIASSVQSEPCSGMVSGIISPSDLPDSPGQTMPPSRCKTPPPPQAAQNKRETSKPKVTVDAEEREPVTKQTAVHTAVQRVQVLQEADTLLHFATESTPDGFSCASSLSALSLDEPYIPKDVELKIMPPVFENDQANEAESEKSKDSTERQNKKEEKQGEPEKDMLDDTDDDIDILEECIISAMPTKSSRKNKKPQPTTSKAPPPTARKPSQLPVYKLLPPQNRLQAQKHVSFTHADDMPKVYCVEGTPINFSTATSLSDLTIESPPNELSSNDQANVPVSANYEKRDTIPTEGRSTDETQAGKSLNTAASGLDEDKTEEGDILAECIHSAMPKGKSHKPFRVKKIMDQINHTSAGATGARHSQENERKPTSPVKPMPQPNGRSKKSSDQKMSLIPEKPYTDTRKQTGKNAREANEKLPNNEERAKGSFAFDSPHHYTPIEGTPYCFSRNDSLSSLDFDEDDVDLSKEKEQLRKEKEVKETDTRADNKNYPSACQSLGQEQQEQNNIAVKGLSKSLLQKQASFPPASKRQDRGGASDEKMQNFAIENTPVCFSRNSSLSSLSDIDQENNNKEIKPPKKNEPSDSQMEMRRPQTSGYAPKSFHVEDTPVCFSRNSSLSSLSIDSEDDLLQECISSAMPKKKKPSKTKSENEKIRSNSIGGILAEEPDLTLDLRDLQSPDSENAFSPDSENFDWKAIQEGANSIVSRLHQAASAVPLSRQGSSDSDSILSLKSGISLGSPFHLTPDKEEKPITANKGPRILKPGEKGSFACKKNEEETKGIKGGKKMYKSMITGKSRSSSDFSSQCKPPTQANVPLISRGRTMIHIPGVRASSPSTSPVSKKVPILKSTPSKSSDNSSSSPRGPKPLKSESFYNNRQTATPGGPSKVPSRSASKDSTPSRPSPQPLSRPMQSPGRSSISPGRNGISPPNKFSQLPRTSSPSTASTKSSGSGRMSYTSPGRQLSQQNLNKPSSLPKTSSGIPRSESASKGLNQNANYSGSTKKVELSRMSSTKSSGSESDRSERPALVRQSTFIKEAPSPTLRRKLEESASFESLSSSSRADSPTRSQSQTPVLSPSLPDMSLSTHSVQSGGWRKTPPNLNSSLEHSDVRKRHDISRSHSESPSRLPVTRSGTWKREHSKHSSSLPRVSTWRRTGSSSSILSASSESSEKAKSEDERQPCSFPGPKSTLDGQSAKGTWRKIKENEVLETANNEVSNTHAESAESRTVYQMAPAVSKTEDVWYCDLMMCIGTVGIV is encoded by the exons aattaaatttggATGGCAGTAACTTCCCTGGGGTCAAGATGAAATCAAAAATGTCCCTCCGTTCCTATGGAAGTAGAGAAGGTTCCCTCTCTGGCCACTCAGGGGAATGCAGCCCAGTCCCAATGGGTTCTTTTCCAAGGAAAGGGCTTGTCAATGGGAGCAGAGAAAGCGCTGGATACATGGAGGAGCTGGAAAAGGAGAG GTCATTACTTATTGCTGAGcttgaaaaagaagaaaaagagaagGATTGGTACTATGCCCAGTTACAGAACCTCACCAAAAGAATCGATGGCCTCCCTCTTACTGAAAAC TTCTCTATACAAACTGACATGACCAGAAGACAGTTAGAATTTGAGGCCAGGCAGATTAGAGCTGCTATGGAGGAGCAATTGGGGACCTGTCAGGACATGGAGAAACGAGCACAG CTGAGAGTTACTCGAATTCAACAAATTGAAAAGGAGCTGTTCCGGATGCGGCAGATGCTACAGACCCAGAATGTAGAATCTGAG AGGCCACCGCAGAACAAGCATGAAGCTGGTACCCGGGATGCAGAGAAGCCTCTTGACGGACAAGGGACTTCAGACGTCGCCACAAGCAGCTCTGCTGGAAACGGCCAG GGAAGCGCAACTCGTGGGGATCATGATACGGCCAGTGTTATGAGCTCAAACAGTACCTACTCCGTCCCACGAAGGCTGAACAGTCATCTCGGTACCAAG GTGGAGATGGTATATTCTCTTCTGTCAATGCTTGGCACTCATGACAAGGATGACATGTCTCGCACTCTACTAGCCATGTCAAGCTCCCAAGACAGTTGTATTGCCATGCGTCAGTCCGGATGTCTTCCTCTACTTATCCAGTTGTTACATGGTAATGATAAAGATTCAGTGTTGCTGGGAAACTCCCGTGGAAGTAAGGAAGCCCGTGCCAGAGCAAGCGCAGCTCTTCATAATATCATACACTCTCAGCCTGATGACAAGAGGGGGAGAAGAGAAATCCGAGTCCTGCATCTCCTTGAACAAATCCGAgcctactgtgaaacatgttgGGAATGGCAAGAGGCGCACGAACAGGGAATGGACCAGGACAAAAATCCAA TGCCTGTCCCTGTGGAGCATCAGATCTGCCCTGCAGTGTGTGTGCTGATGAAGCTCTCGTTTGATGAAGAACATAGGCATGCAATGAATGAACTTG GAGGATTGCAGGCTATTGCAGAGCTTTTACAAGTTGACTGTGAAATGTATGGACTTATTAATGACCACTACAGTGTTACTTTGCGGCGGTATGCTGGAATGGCTTTGACCAACTTGACATTTGGAGACGTAGCCAATAAG GCTACTCTGTGTTCCATGAAAAGCTGTATGCGAGCCCTTGTAGCCCAGTTGAAATCAGAAAGTGAAGATTTGCAGCAG GTCATTGCCAGTGTGCTCAGGAATCTTTCTTGGAGAGCAGATGTCAACAGTAAAAAGACTTTGCGTGAGGTTGGCAGTGTTAAAGCATTGACAGAATGCGCTCTGGATGTTAAGAAG gAATCCACACTGAAAAGTGTACTGAGCGCCCTATGGAACCTGTCTGCTCACTGTACAGAGAATAAAGCTGACATATGTTCTGTGGATGGAGCCCTGGCATTCCTAGTTGGCACATTAACTTACCGAAGTCAGACCAATACACTGGCCATCATTGAGAGTGGAGGAGGAATACTGCGCAATGTGTCCAGTCTGATTGCCACTAATGAAGACCACAG GCAAATCCTGCGGGAGAACAACTGCTTGCAGACTTTACTACAGCACTTAAAATCACACAGCCTGACAATTGTCAGCAATGCTTGTGGGACCTTGTGGAATTTATCTGCACGGAACGCTAAGGATCAGGAAGCTCTCTGGGACATGGCTGCTGTCAGCATGCTGAAGAACCTCATCCATTCAAAGCACAAAATGATAGCAATGGGCAGTGCAGCAGCACTAAGGAATCTAATGGCAAATAGACCTGCTAAATATAAAGATGCCAATATCATGTCTCCTGGATCTGCTGTCCCATCTCTTCATGTTCGGAAGCAGAAAGCACTAGAAGCAGAGCTGGATGCGCAGCATTTATCTGAAACGTTTGACAACATTGATAACTTAAGTCCTAAAACCTCTCACCGCAATAAGCAGAGACATAAGCAGAATATGTACAATGAATATGCTCTAGACTCAGGTAGACATGATGAGTCTATTTGTAGATCAGACAACTTTAACCCTGGGAATTTAACTGTTCTTTCACCATATATGAATGCAACAGTTTTGCCTGCACCATCTTCCAGGACGGCGGGTGATGGCAACAGACCAGAAAAGGACAGGGAACGACCAGGAATAAGTACCTATCATTCTGTGAACGAAGGAAACTCATCTAAGCGTATTGGATTACAGCTATCAACTACTGCTCCAATTGCTAAAGTTTTGGATGAGGTTTCAAATATTCATCTCGTTGAGGACAGAACTTCACCGTCCTCTTCAGAAATGCACAGTGCGTTGGAAGAAAGGACTGCTTCTAGAAAGACTTCTGCAAACCATTCTCTTACAAATCCATACAATTTTACCAAGGGGGATCATTCTAACAGAGCGTGTCCTGTATCCTATATTAAAATGTCATCAAATGATAGCCTAAACAGTGTTGGCAGCACTGATGGCTATGGAAAACGTGGTCAAGTAAAACCTTCCGTTGAGGCCTACTCTGAAGATGAGGAGAGTAAATTTTGCAGTTATGGACAGTATCCTGCAGGGCTAGCTCACAAGATACACAGTGCTAATCACATGGATGACAATGATACCGAACTGGACACCCCAATAAATTATAGTTTGAAATACTCAGATGAACAGTTGAATTCTGGCAGGCAAAGCCCAACTCAAAATGATCGATGGGCAAGACCTAAACACGTAATAGATAATGAAATAAAACAAAATGAACAAAGGCAGCCTAGGAACCAAAAGACATCTTATAATGCATTTACTGAAAACAAAgaagaaaaacacaaaaaattctCACATTTTGCTCAGCCAGAAAATGTGTCACCGTATAGATCAAGAGCGCCAAACACACAAGGAGATCAAGTGCGAGGAAAATCTACTGTAGGAATGAATCAGAAATCGAACAAACCACATTGTCAGGTTGATGAttatgatgatgacaaaacaacAAATTTCAGTGAACGTTATTCCGAGGAAGAGCAACAGGAGGAGGACGACGACAGGCAAGTCAACTTTAATGTCACTACATATAACCAAGAAGAACATCATGTTGAGCAGCCCATTGATTACAGTAGAAAATATCAATCAGATGTTCCACCGTCGActcaaaaatcatcattttcctttTCAAAGAGCTCTTCCAAACAGAGAACTAAAAAAGATCATGTGTCATCAAGCAGTAATACACCAACACCATCACCAAATACAAACCGACAGAATCAACTTCATCCTAATTCTGCCCAAACCAGAAGTGGACAAACCAGACAGAAACAAGCTTCAAGTAAACCTCCTTCTATTaaccaagaaacaatacaaaCCTACTGTGTTGAAGACACACCTATATGTTTTTCCCGCTGCAGTTCTCTATCATCTTTGTCTTCTGCTGAAGATGAAATTGAAGGACGAGTGAAAAGTGTCCAGGGAAAAGGTGATAACAACACTCTTCAAATAACTGAACTAAAAGATGGCAGAGATGCTGCAACAAAACATAGTGCTTCTAATGAAACTCGTTCTGCTTCACATCATATACGTACGAAACCAAGCAGACTTCAGACTTCAAACTTGTCTCCATCAGATGCCTCGAGACACAAATCAGTTGAGTTTTCTTCGGGTGCTAAGTCTCCCTCAAAAAGTGGAGCACAAACACCTAAAAGCCCCCCAGAACATTATGTACAGGAAACTCCTTTAATGTTCAGCCGATGTACATCTGTGAGCTCACTGGATAGTTTTGAAAGTCATTCAATTGCTAGCTCTGTGCAAAGTGAACCATGTAGTGGTATGGTTAGTGGAATAATAAGTCCTAGTGACCTTCCTGACAGCCCAGGGCAAACTATGCCTCCCAGCAGATGTAAAACTCCACCACCCCCTCAAGCAGCACAAAATAAGAGAGAGACGAGTAAACCAAAGGTAACAGTCGATGCAGAGGAAAGGGAGCCAGTGACGAAACAGACTGCTGTGCACACAGCTGTTCAAAGGGTTCAGGTGCTTCAAGAAGCTGATACCTTACTACATTTTGCTACTGAGAGTACACCAGATGGATTTTCATGTGCATCAAGCCTCAGTGCTCTTAGCCTCGATGAACCATATATCCCTAAAGATGTAGAACTTAAAATTATGCCTCCAGTATTTGAAAATGATCAAGCTAACGAAGCAGAGTCAGAGAAATCAAAAGATTCAACTGAACGACAGAACAAAAAGGAAGAGAAACAAGGAGAACCAGAAAAAGACATGCTGGATGATACTGATGATGATATTGACATATTGGAGGAATGTATAATATCTGCTATGCCTACAAAATCCTCAAGGAAGAACAAGAAACCTCAACCAACTACATCCAAagctcctcctcctactgctaGGAAACCAAGCCAGCTTCCAGTTTATAAACTTCTTCCTCCTCAAAATAGACTACAGGCTCAAAAGCATGTAAGTTTCACCCATGCAGATGACATGCCTAAAGTTTATTGTGTTGAAGGCACTCCAATAAATTTTTCTACAGCAACTTCTCTGAGTGACCTCACTATAGAATCGCCACCAAATGAGCTGTCAAGTAATGATCAGGCTAatgtacctgtttctgccaactaTGAAAAAAGGGACACAATACCCACTGAGGGAAGAAGTACAGATGAAACACAAGCAGGAAAAAGCTTAAATACTGCTGCTTCAGGTCTAGATGAAGATAAAACAGAGGAAGGCGATATTCTTGCAGAATGCATACATTCTGCAATGCCGAAAGGTAAAAGCCACAAGCCTTTTAGAGTCAAAAAGATAATGGATCAAATTAATCATACATCTGCTGGTGCTACTGGAGCTAGACACTCACAAGAAAATGAAAGGAAGCCTACCTCGCCTGTGAAACCTATGCCACAACCAAATGGACGTTCAAAGAAAAGCTCAGATCAGAAAATGAGTTTAATACCTGAAAAACCTTACACTGACACAAGAAAACAAACTGGTAAAAATGCAAGAGAAGCAAATGAGAAACTACCTAACAATGAAGAACGTGCAAAAGGAAGCTTTGCTTTTgattcacctcaccactatactCCAATTGAGGGCACCCCTTACTGTTTTTCAAGGAACGATTCATTGAGCTCTTTAGACTTTGATGAAGATGATGTTGACCTTTCCAAAGAAAAAGAACAGTTGCGGAAAGAAAAAGAAGTAAAAGAAACAGACACAAGGGCGGATAACAAAAATTACCCATCAGCATGTCAGTCATTAGGGCAAGAGCAGCAGGAGCAAAATAATATAGCTGTCAAAGGTCTGTCAAAGTCATTACTACAAAAGCAGGCTTCGTTTCCACCTGCATctaaaagacaagacagaggaggAGCTTCTGATGAGAAAATGCAGAATTTTGCTATTGAAAATACACCTGTATGCTTTTCCCGCAATTCATCTTTAAGCTCATTAAGTGATattgatcaagaaaataataacaaAGAAATTAAGCCCCCTAAGAAAAATGAACCTTCTGACTCACAGATGGAAATGCGGAGACCTCAAACCTCAGGGTATGCTCCCAAATCATTTCATGTTGAAGATACCCCAGTTTGCTTCTCTCGTAACAGCTCTCTGAGTTCTTTAAGCATCGACTCTGAAGATGATCTGCTACAAGAATGCATTAGTTCTGCAATGCCAAAgaagaaaaagccgtcaaagaCCAAAAGTGAAAATGAGAAGATCCGTTCAAATAGCATTGGTGGTATTCTTGCCGAAGAGCCCGATCTCACTCTAGATTTAAGAGATTTACAAAGTCCAGATTCTGAAAATGCATTTTCTCCAGATTCAGAGAACTTTGACTGGAAAGCAATTCAGGAAGGTGCTAATTCAATTGTTAGTCGGTTACATCAAGCAGCATCTGCTGTCCCATTGTCCCGGCAAGGATCTTCAGACTCAGATTCAATCCTTTCACTGAAATCTGGTATTTCTTTGGGATCTCCTTTCCATTTAACACCTGACAAAGAAGAGAAACCCATAACTGCAAACAAAGGGCCAAGAATTTTAAAGCCTGGAGAAAAAGGTTCATTTGCGTGTAAGAAAAATGAAGAGGAAACTAAAGGCATTAAAGGGGGCAAAAAGATGTATAAAAGTATGATTACAGGAAAATCACGCTCGAGTTCAGATTTTTCAAGTCAGTGTAAACCGCCAACACAAGCAAATGTGCCCTTAATATCTCGAGGTAGAACAATGATTCATATACCTGGTGTCCGTGCTAGTTCTCCAAGTACAAGCCCTGTTTCAAAGAAAGTTCCCATTCTAAAGAGTACCCCATCCAAAAGTTCTGACAACTCCAGTAGTTCGCCTAGAGGACCAAAACCGTTAAAATCTGAATCCTTCTACAATAACAGACAGACTGCTACCCCTGGTGGACCAAGTAAAGTACCTTCTAGATCAGCTTCAAAAGATTCTACTCCTTCAAGACCTTCCCCTCAACCATTAAGCAGACCTATGCAGTCCCCCGGTCGAAGTTCAATTTCCCCAGGCAGAAATGGGATAAGTCCTCCAAATAAATTTTCTCAGTTACCAAGAACATCCTCCCCTAGCACAGCATCCACCAAATCCTCTGGTTCAGGCAGAATGTCATATACATCTCCAGGTAGGCAGTTAAGTCAGCAGAATTTGAACAAACCATCAAGTCTACCCAAAACATCCAGTGGAATTCCAAGAAGTGAGTCTGCATCAAAAGGCTTGAATCAAAATGCAAACTACTCTGGATCAACTAAGAAAGTAGAGTTGTCTAGAATGTCTTCAACAAAATCTAGTGGAAGTGAGTCTGACAGATCTGAGAGACCAGCTTTAGTACGTCAGTCTACTTTTATTAAGGAAGCACCTAGTCCAACTTTAAGGAGAAAATTAGAAGAGTCTGCATCATTTGAGTCCTTATCTTCTTCATCAAGGGCTGATTCACCAACCAGATCTCAGTCTCAGACGCCAGTGTTAAGCCCTTCTCTTCCTGATATGTCATTATCAACTCATTCTGTACAGTCTGGGGGATGGAGAAAAACTCCTCCAAACCTTAATTCTTCATTAGAACATAGTGATGTCAGAAAGCGTCACGACATAAGCCGTTCCCATTCTGAATCGCCATCCAGGCTTCCAGTTACACGATCGGGAACGTGGAAACGTGAACACAGTAAGCATTCATCATCACTTCCTCGTGTTAGTACATGGAGAAGAACTGGAAGCTCATCTTCCATTTTGTCTGCGTCTTCTGAATCCAGCGAGAAAGCAAAAAGTGAAGATGAAAGACAGCCATGTTCCTTTCCAGGGCCTAAATCTACATTAGACGGTCAATCTGCAAAAGGAACTTGGaggaaaataaaggaaaatgaagTACTCGAGACTGCAAATAATGAAGTATCAAATACTCATGCAGAGTCGGCAGAAAGTAGGACAGTGTATCAAATGGCACCAGCAGTTTCTAAAACAGAGGATGTATGG TACTGTGATCTCATGATGTGCATAGGTACAGTAGGTATTGTGTAA